One Mugil cephalus isolate CIBA_MC_2020 chromosome 22, CIBA_Mcephalus_1.1, whole genome shotgun sequence genomic window carries:
- the LOC124999687 gene encoding uncharacterized protein LOC124999687 isoform X3, with translation MDLNIVGLHVQMSIYVFVVILLVVQTVNGDQPDVEMYSESVNEDAEMILVCRAKSFNTSGIILNIKKNRCDLLTKEDGVKTSGVHQQKDKTYWRRDYVIVSETEMSNYSCEVIHAESRFHVEKVWDPDSGLKGRIISSTFVDIIKTSRPRVLVSVDNEVQANITLTCLAEGFYPRNIILNIKRNGNILTREDRVDSSGVCPHEDNTFQRRDHIIISKSDRSNYSCEVIHAASDSHEEKVWDKDGDSGHKSAIIIAAVIVVLVVVLAPFVVVVLDLVVLYLRGDLGDKRGRYSGVPQDVEASPPESDKTGESQQSLTGDTDFQNSASAGSGDSDNDDTSNNVETEELQNTNVQDQRTPSEPSNPSTKTMKMWMRPNETLRRDPTNIYKTRIINYLQQLEKEKAIDRLLYYRLYPGEATPCIYGLPKIHKEGAPLRPIVSSINSVTYNTAKHLASILSPLVGNTPHHIVNSRDFVNKVKDVAAIVSYDVTSLFTCIPTREATDVVRKRLQKDDTLASRTNLTPEQVCVLLDLCLTTTYFQFNGGFYRQKHGCAMGSPVSPIETEILAEIAS, from the exons ATGGATTTAAACATAGTCGGTCTGCATGTCCAAATGTCCATCTACGTCTTTGTCGTTATTCTGTTGGTAGTTCAGACGGTGAACGGAG aTCAACCTGATGTGGAGATGTATTCAGAAAGTGTCAATGAAGATGCAGAGATGATTTTGGTGTGCAGAGCCAAAAGCTTCAACACATCAGGAATCATCCTGAATATCAAGAAGAATCGCTGTGATCTTCTGACTAAAGAGGACGGAGTGAAGACTTCAGGAGTTCATCAACAAAAGGACAAAACCTACTGGAGAAGAGACTACGTCATCGTTTCAGAGACTGAAATGTctaattacagctgtgaagtcattcatgctGAATCCCGTTTTCATGTTGAAAAAGTTTGGG aTCCTGACTCTGGTCTAAAAGGACGGATCATTTCATCTACGTTTGTCGACATAATTAAAACAT ctcgTCCTCGTGTGTTGGTGTCGGTGGACAACGAAGTGCAGGCGAACATCACACTGACGTGTCTGGCTGAAGGTTTCTACCCAAGAAACATCATTCTGAACATCAAGAGGAACGGGAATattctaaccagagaggacagagtggACAGTTCAGGAGTTTGTCCACATGAAGACAACACCTTCCAGAGAAGAGACCACATCATCATTTCAAAGTCTGACAGGTCTAACTACAGCTGTGAGGTCATTCATGCTGCATCTGATTCACATGAGGAAAAGGTTTGGG acaaagatggagacagTGGGCACAAATCTGCCATCATCATTGCTGCAGTGATAGTGGTTCTGGTTGTGGTTCTGGCGCCATTTGTGGTTGTGGTTCTGGATCTGGTGGTTCTTTACTTAAGAGGCGACCTTG gagACAAAAGAGGCAGATACTCAG GTGTACCACAGGATGTTGAAGCTTCTCCACCAG aATCAGACAAGACTGGAGAATCTCAACAATCTCTGACTGGTGACACTGACTTTCAAAATTCTGCTTCTGCTggttctggtgactctg ATAATGACGACACATCCAACAATGTTGAGACTGAGGAACTACAGAACACAAATGTCCAGGATCAAAGGACTCCATCAGAACCATCAAATCCTTCTACCA AAACGATGAAGATGTGGATGCGTCCAAATGAGACACTGAGACGTGACCCtaccaacatctacaaaaccagaataataaactacctacaacagctggagaaggagaaggccatcgacagactcctttattaccgtctgtacccaggggaagctacaccgtgtatttatggactccccaaaatacacaaggagggagccccactcagacccattgtcagcAGCATTAATTCTGTCACATATAACACtgccaagcatttggcatccatcctctctccgttagtaggcaacaccccacaccacattgtaaactccagggactttgtgaacaaagtcaaggacgTCGCAGCCATTGTGTCCTATGATGTCACctcactgttcacctgcatccccacgagagaagccacggatgtagtaaggaaaagactacaaaaggatgacaccttggcctcaagaaccaacctcaccccagaacaagtctgtgtgttactcgacctgtgcctgaccaccacctactttcagttcaatggaggtttctacaggcaaaaacacggctgtgccatggggtccccagtgtcaccgatcgaAACCGAAATACTAGCGGAGATCGCTAGCTAG
- the LOC124999687 gene encoding uncharacterized protein LOC124999687 isoform X1, giving the protein MDLNIVGLHVQMSIYVFVVILLVVQTVNGDQPDVEMYSESVNEDAEMILVCRAKSFNTSGIILNIKKNRCDLLTKEDGVKTSGVHQQKDKTYWRRDYVIVSETEMSNYSCEVIHAESRFHVEKVWDPDSGLKGRIISSTFVDIIKTSRPRVLVSVDNEVQANITLTCLAEGFYPRNIILNIKRNGNILTREDRVDSSGVCPHEDNTFQRRDHIIISKSDRSNYSCEVIHAASDSHEEKVWDHHLPPDGVEDKDGDSGHKSAIIIAAVIVVLVVVLAPFVVVVLDLVVLYLRGDLGDKRGRYSGVPQDVEASPPESDKTGESQQSLTGDTDFQNSASAGSGDSDNDDTSNNVETEELQNTNVQDQRTPSEPSNPSTKTMKMWMRPNETLRRDPTNIYKTRIINYLQQLEKEKAIDRLLYYRLYPGEATPCIYGLPKIHKEGAPLRPIVSSINSVTYNTAKHLASILSPLVGNTPHHIVNSRDFVNKVKDVAAIVSYDVTSLFTCIPTREATDVVRKRLQKDDTLASRTNLTPEQVCVLLDLCLTTTYFQFNGGFYRQKHGCAMGSPVSPIETEILAEIAS; this is encoded by the exons ATGGATTTAAACATAGTCGGTCTGCATGTCCAAATGTCCATCTACGTCTTTGTCGTTATTCTGTTGGTAGTTCAGACGGTGAACGGAG aTCAACCTGATGTGGAGATGTATTCAGAAAGTGTCAATGAAGATGCAGAGATGATTTTGGTGTGCAGAGCCAAAAGCTTCAACACATCAGGAATCATCCTGAATATCAAGAAGAATCGCTGTGATCTTCTGACTAAAGAGGACGGAGTGAAGACTTCAGGAGTTCATCAACAAAAGGACAAAACCTACTGGAGAAGAGACTACGTCATCGTTTCAGAGACTGAAATGTctaattacagctgtgaagtcattcatgctGAATCCCGTTTTCATGTTGAAAAAGTTTGGG aTCCTGACTCTGGTCTAAAAGGACGGATCATTTCATCTACGTTTGTCGACATAATTAAAACAT ctcgTCCTCGTGTGTTGGTGTCGGTGGACAACGAAGTGCAGGCGAACATCACACTGACGTGTCTGGCTGAAGGTTTCTACCCAAGAAACATCATTCTGAACATCAAGAGGAACGGGAATattctaaccagagaggacagagtggACAGTTCAGGAGTTTGTCCACATGAAGACAACACCTTCCAGAGAAGAGACCACATCATCATTTCAAAGTCTGACAGGTCTAACTACAGCTGTGAGGTCATTCATGCTGCATCTGATTCACATGAGGAAAAGGTTTGGG atcatcatcttcctcctgatGGCGTTGaagacaaagatggagacagTGGGCACAAATCTGCCATCATCATTGCTGCAGTGATAGTGGTTCTGGTTGTGGTTCTGGCGCCATTTGTGGTTGTGGTTCTGGATCTGGTGGTTCTTTACTTAAGAGGCGACCTTG gagACAAAAGAGGCAGATACTCAG GTGTACCACAGGATGTTGAAGCTTCTCCACCAG aATCAGACAAGACTGGAGAATCTCAACAATCTCTGACTGGTGACACTGACTTTCAAAATTCTGCTTCTGCTggttctggtgactctg ATAATGACGACACATCCAACAATGTTGAGACTGAGGAACTACAGAACACAAATGTCCAGGATCAAAGGACTCCATCAGAACCATCAAATCCTTCTACCA AAACGATGAAGATGTGGATGCGTCCAAATGAGACACTGAGACGTGACCCtaccaacatctacaaaaccagaataataaactacctacaacagctggagaaggagaaggccatcgacagactcctttattaccgtctgtacccaggggaagctacaccgtgtatttatggactccccaaaatacacaaggagggagccccactcagacccattgtcagcAGCATTAATTCTGTCACATATAACACtgccaagcatttggcatccatcctctctccgttagtaggcaacaccccacaccacattgtaaactccagggactttgtgaacaaagtcaaggacgTCGCAGCCATTGTGTCCTATGATGTCACctcactgttcacctgcatccccacgagagaagccacggatgtagtaaggaaaagactacaaaaggatgacaccttggcctcaagaaccaacctcaccccagaacaagtctgtgtgttactcgacctgtgcctgaccaccacctactttcagttcaatggaggtttctacaggcaaaaacacggctgtgccatggggtccccagtgtcaccgatcgaAACCGAAATACTAGCGGAGATCGCTAGCTAG
- the LOC124999687 gene encoding uncharacterized protein LOC124999687 isoform X4 — protein MSIYVFVVILLVVQTVNGDQPDVEMYSESVNEDAEMILVCRAKSFNTSGIILNIKKNRCDLLTKEDGVKTSGVHQQKDKTYWRRDYVIVSETEMSNYSCEVIHAESRFHVEKVWDPDSGLKGRIISSTFVDIIKTSRPRVLVSVDNEVQANITLTCLAEGFYPRNIILNIKRNGNILTREDRVDSSGVCPHEDNTFQRRDHIIISKSDRSNYSCEVIHAASDSHEEKVWDHHLPPDGVEDKDGDSGHKSAIIIAAVIVVLVVVLAPFVVVVLDLVVLYLRGDLGDKRGRYSGVPQDVEASPPESDKTGESQQSLTGDTDFQNSASAGSGDSDNDDTSNNVETEELQNTNVQDQRTPSEPSNPSTKTMKMWMRPNETLRRDPTNIYKTRIINYLQQLEKEKAIDRLLYYRLYPGEATPCIYGLPKIHKEGAPLRPIVSSINSVTYNTAKHLASILSPLVGNTPHHIVNSRDFVNKVKDVAAIVSYDVTSLFTCIPTREATDVVRKRLQKDDTLASRTNLTPEQVCVLLDLCLTTTYFQFNGGFYRQKHGCAMGSPVSPIETEILAEIAS, from the exons aTCAACCTGATGTGGAGATGTATTCAGAAAGTGTCAATGAAGATGCAGAGATGATTTTGGTGTGCAGAGCCAAAAGCTTCAACACATCAGGAATCATCCTGAATATCAAGAAGAATCGCTGTGATCTTCTGACTAAAGAGGACGGAGTGAAGACTTCAGGAGTTCATCAACAAAAGGACAAAACCTACTGGAGAAGAGACTACGTCATCGTTTCAGAGACTGAAATGTctaattacagctgtgaagtcattcatgctGAATCCCGTTTTCATGTTGAAAAAGTTTGGG aTCCTGACTCTGGTCTAAAAGGACGGATCATTTCATCTACGTTTGTCGACATAATTAAAACAT ctcgTCCTCGTGTGTTGGTGTCGGTGGACAACGAAGTGCAGGCGAACATCACACTGACGTGTCTGGCTGAAGGTTTCTACCCAAGAAACATCATTCTGAACATCAAGAGGAACGGGAATattctaaccagagaggacagagtggACAGTTCAGGAGTTTGTCCACATGAAGACAACACCTTCCAGAGAAGAGACCACATCATCATTTCAAAGTCTGACAGGTCTAACTACAGCTGTGAGGTCATTCATGCTGCATCTGATTCACATGAGGAAAAGGTTTGGG atcatcatcttcctcctgatGGCGTTGaagacaaagatggagacagTGGGCACAAATCTGCCATCATCATTGCTGCAGTGATAGTGGTTCTGGTTGTGGTTCTGGCGCCATTTGTGGTTGTGGTTCTGGATCTGGTGGTTCTTTACTTAAGAGGCGACCTTG gagACAAAAGAGGCAGATACTCAG GTGTACCACAGGATGTTGAAGCTTCTCCACCAG aATCAGACAAGACTGGAGAATCTCAACAATCTCTGACTGGTGACACTGACTTTCAAAATTCTGCTTCTGCTggttctggtgactctg ATAATGACGACACATCCAACAATGTTGAGACTGAGGAACTACAGAACACAAATGTCCAGGATCAAAGGACTCCATCAGAACCATCAAATCCTTCTACCA AAACGATGAAGATGTGGATGCGTCCAAATGAGACACTGAGACGTGACCCtaccaacatctacaaaaccagaataataaactacctacaacagctggagaaggagaaggccatcgacagactcctttattaccgtctgtacccaggggaagctacaccgtgtatttatggactccccaaaatacacaaggagggagccccactcagacccattgtcagcAGCATTAATTCTGTCACATATAACACtgccaagcatttggcatccatcctctctccgttagtaggcaacaccccacaccacattgtaaactccagggactttgtgaacaaagtcaaggacgTCGCAGCCATTGTGTCCTATGATGTCACctcactgttcacctgcatccccacgagagaagccacggatgtagtaaggaaaagactacaaaaggatgacaccttggcctcaagaaccaacctcaccccagaacaagtctgtgtgttactcgacctgtgcctgaccaccacctactttcagttcaatggaggtttctacaggcaaaaacacggctgtgccatggggtccccagtgtcaccgatcgaAACCGAAATACTAGCGGAGATCGCTAGCTAG
- the LOC124999687 gene encoding uncharacterized protein LOC124999687 isoform X2 → MDLNIVGLHVQMSIYVFVVILLVVQTVNGDQPDVEMYSESVNEDAEMILVCRAKSFNTSGIILNIKKNRCDLLTKEDGVKTSGVHQQKDKTYWRRDYVIVSETEMSNYSCEVIHAESRFHVEKVWDPDSGLKGRIISSRPRVLVSVDNEVQANITLTCLAEGFYPRNIILNIKRNGNILTREDRVDSSGVCPHEDNTFQRRDHIIISKSDRSNYSCEVIHAASDSHEEKVWDHHLPPDGVEDKDGDSGHKSAIIIAAVIVVLVVVLAPFVVVVLDLVVLYLRGDLGDKRGRYSGVPQDVEASPPESDKTGESQQSLTGDTDFQNSASAGSGDSDNDDTSNNVETEELQNTNVQDQRTPSEPSNPSTKTMKMWMRPNETLRRDPTNIYKTRIINYLQQLEKEKAIDRLLYYRLYPGEATPCIYGLPKIHKEGAPLRPIVSSINSVTYNTAKHLASILSPLVGNTPHHIVNSRDFVNKVKDVAAIVSYDVTSLFTCIPTREATDVVRKRLQKDDTLASRTNLTPEQVCVLLDLCLTTTYFQFNGGFYRQKHGCAMGSPVSPIETEILAEIAS, encoded by the exons ATGGATTTAAACATAGTCGGTCTGCATGTCCAAATGTCCATCTACGTCTTTGTCGTTATTCTGTTGGTAGTTCAGACGGTGAACGGAG aTCAACCTGATGTGGAGATGTATTCAGAAAGTGTCAATGAAGATGCAGAGATGATTTTGGTGTGCAGAGCCAAAAGCTTCAACACATCAGGAATCATCCTGAATATCAAGAAGAATCGCTGTGATCTTCTGACTAAAGAGGACGGAGTGAAGACTTCAGGAGTTCATCAACAAAAGGACAAAACCTACTGGAGAAGAGACTACGTCATCGTTTCAGAGACTGAAATGTctaattacagctgtgaagtcattcatgctGAATCCCGTTTTCATGTTGAAAAAGTTTGGG aTCCTGACTCTGGTCTAAAAGGACGGATCATTTCAT ctcgTCCTCGTGTGTTGGTGTCGGTGGACAACGAAGTGCAGGCGAACATCACACTGACGTGTCTGGCTGAAGGTTTCTACCCAAGAAACATCATTCTGAACATCAAGAGGAACGGGAATattctaaccagagaggacagagtggACAGTTCAGGAGTTTGTCCACATGAAGACAACACCTTCCAGAGAAGAGACCACATCATCATTTCAAAGTCTGACAGGTCTAACTACAGCTGTGAGGTCATTCATGCTGCATCTGATTCACATGAGGAAAAGGTTTGGG atcatcatcttcctcctgatGGCGTTGaagacaaagatggagacagTGGGCACAAATCTGCCATCATCATTGCTGCAGTGATAGTGGTTCTGGTTGTGGTTCTGGCGCCATTTGTGGTTGTGGTTCTGGATCTGGTGGTTCTTTACTTAAGAGGCGACCTTG gagACAAAAGAGGCAGATACTCAG GTGTACCACAGGATGTTGAAGCTTCTCCACCAG aATCAGACAAGACTGGAGAATCTCAACAATCTCTGACTGGTGACACTGACTTTCAAAATTCTGCTTCTGCTggttctggtgactctg ATAATGACGACACATCCAACAATGTTGAGACTGAGGAACTACAGAACACAAATGTCCAGGATCAAAGGACTCCATCAGAACCATCAAATCCTTCTACCA AAACGATGAAGATGTGGATGCGTCCAAATGAGACACTGAGACGTGACCCtaccaacatctacaaaaccagaataataaactacctacaacagctggagaaggagaaggccatcgacagactcctttattaccgtctgtacccaggggaagctacaccgtgtatttatggactccccaaaatacacaaggagggagccccactcagacccattgtcagcAGCATTAATTCTGTCACATATAACACtgccaagcatttggcatccatcctctctccgttagtaggcaacaccccacaccacattgtaaactccagggactttgtgaacaaagtcaaggacgTCGCAGCCATTGTGTCCTATGATGTCACctcactgttcacctgcatccccacgagagaagccacggatgtagtaaggaaaagactacaaaaggatgacaccttggcctcaagaaccaacctcaccccagaacaagtctgtgtgttactcgacctgtgcctgaccaccacctactttcagttcaatggaggtttctacaggcaaaaacacggctgtgccatggggtccccagtgtcaccgatcgaAACCGAAATACTAGCGGAGATCGCTAGCTAG
- the LOC124999687 gene encoding mamu class I histocompatibility antigen, alpha chain F-like isoform X10, translated as MDLNIVGLHVQMSIYVFVVILLVVQTVNGDQPDVEMYSESVNEDAEMILVCRAKSFNTSGIILNIKKNRCDLLTKEDGVKTSGVHQQKDKTYWRRDYVIVSETEMSNYSCEVIHAESRFHVEKVWDPDSGLKGRIISSTFVDIIKTSRPRVLVSVDNEVQANITLTCLAEGFYPRNIILNIKRNGNILTREDRVDSSGVCPHEDNTFQRRDHIIISKSDRSNYSCEVIHAASDSHEEKVWDHHLPPDGVEDKDGDSGHKSAIIIAAVIVVLVVVLAPFVVVVLDLVVLYLRGDLGDKRGRYSGVPQDVEASPPESDKTGESQQSLTGDTDFQNSASAGSGDSDNDDTSNNVETEELQNTNVQDQRTPSEPSNPSTRQKR; from the exons ATGGATTTAAACATAGTCGGTCTGCATGTCCAAATGTCCATCTACGTCTTTGTCGTTATTCTGTTGGTAGTTCAGACGGTGAACGGAG aTCAACCTGATGTGGAGATGTATTCAGAAAGTGTCAATGAAGATGCAGAGATGATTTTGGTGTGCAGAGCCAAAAGCTTCAACACATCAGGAATCATCCTGAATATCAAGAAGAATCGCTGTGATCTTCTGACTAAAGAGGACGGAGTGAAGACTTCAGGAGTTCATCAACAAAAGGACAAAACCTACTGGAGAAGAGACTACGTCATCGTTTCAGAGACTGAAATGTctaattacagctgtgaagtcattcatgctGAATCCCGTTTTCATGTTGAAAAAGTTTGGG aTCCTGACTCTGGTCTAAAAGGACGGATCATTTCATCTACGTTTGTCGACATAATTAAAACAT ctcgTCCTCGTGTGTTGGTGTCGGTGGACAACGAAGTGCAGGCGAACATCACACTGACGTGTCTGGCTGAAGGTTTCTACCCAAGAAACATCATTCTGAACATCAAGAGGAACGGGAATattctaaccagagaggacagagtggACAGTTCAGGAGTTTGTCCACATGAAGACAACACCTTCCAGAGAAGAGACCACATCATCATTTCAAAGTCTGACAGGTCTAACTACAGCTGTGAGGTCATTCATGCTGCATCTGATTCACATGAGGAAAAGGTTTGGG atcatcatcttcctcctgatGGCGTTGaagacaaagatggagacagTGGGCACAAATCTGCCATCATCATTGCTGCAGTGATAGTGGTTCTGGTTGTGGTTCTGGCGCCATTTGTGGTTGTGGTTCTGGATCTGGTGGTTCTTTACTTAAGAGGCGACCTTG gagACAAAAGAGGCAGATACTCAG GTGTACCACAGGATGTTGAAGCTTCTCCACCAG aATCAGACAAGACTGGAGAATCTCAACAATCTCTGACTGGTGACACTGACTTTCAAAATTCTGCTTCTGCTggttctggtgactctg ATAATGACGACACATCCAACAATGTTGAGACTGAGGAACTACAGAACACAAATGTCCAGGATCAAAGGACTCCATCAGAACCATCAAATCCTTCTACCA GACAGAAACGATGA
- the LOC124999687 gene encoding mamu class I histocompatibility antigen, alpha chain F-like isoform X11: MDLNIVGLHVQMSIYVFVVILLVVQTVNGDQPDVEMYSESVNEDAEMILVCRAKSFNTSGIILNIKKNRCDLLTKEDGVKTSGVHQQKDKTYWRRDYVIVSETEMSNYSCEVIHAESRFHVEKVWDPDSGLKGRIISSTFVDIIKTSRPRVLVSVDNEVQANITLTCLAEGFYPRNIILNIKRNGNILTREDRVDSSGVCPHEDNTFQRRDHIIISKSDRSNYSCEVIHAASDSHEEKVWDHHLPPDGVEDKDGDSGHKSAIIIAAVIVVLVVVLAPFVVVVLDLVVLYLRGDLGDKRGRYSGVPQDVEASPPESDKTGESQQSLTGDTDFQNSASAGSGDSDNDDTSNNVETEELQNTNVQDQRTPSEPSNPSTSE, translated from the exons ATGGATTTAAACATAGTCGGTCTGCATGTCCAAATGTCCATCTACGTCTTTGTCGTTATTCTGTTGGTAGTTCAGACGGTGAACGGAG aTCAACCTGATGTGGAGATGTATTCAGAAAGTGTCAATGAAGATGCAGAGATGATTTTGGTGTGCAGAGCCAAAAGCTTCAACACATCAGGAATCATCCTGAATATCAAGAAGAATCGCTGTGATCTTCTGACTAAAGAGGACGGAGTGAAGACTTCAGGAGTTCATCAACAAAAGGACAAAACCTACTGGAGAAGAGACTACGTCATCGTTTCAGAGACTGAAATGTctaattacagctgtgaagtcattcatgctGAATCCCGTTTTCATGTTGAAAAAGTTTGGG aTCCTGACTCTGGTCTAAAAGGACGGATCATTTCATCTACGTTTGTCGACATAATTAAAACAT ctcgTCCTCGTGTGTTGGTGTCGGTGGACAACGAAGTGCAGGCGAACATCACACTGACGTGTCTGGCTGAAGGTTTCTACCCAAGAAACATCATTCTGAACATCAAGAGGAACGGGAATattctaaccagagaggacagagtggACAGTTCAGGAGTTTGTCCACATGAAGACAACACCTTCCAGAGAAGAGACCACATCATCATTTCAAAGTCTGACAGGTCTAACTACAGCTGTGAGGTCATTCATGCTGCATCTGATTCACATGAGGAAAAGGTTTGGG atcatcatcttcctcctgatGGCGTTGaagacaaagatggagacagTGGGCACAAATCTGCCATCATCATTGCTGCAGTGATAGTGGTTCTGGTTGTGGTTCTGGCGCCATTTGTGGTTGTGGTTCTGGATCTGGTGGTTCTTTACTTAAGAGGCGACCTTG gagACAAAAGAGGCAGATACTCAG GTGTACCACAGGATGTTGAAGCTTCTCCACCAG aATCAGACAAGACTGGAGAATCTCAACAATCTCTGACTGGTGACACTGACTTTCAAAATTCTGCTTCTGCTggttctggtgactctg ATAATGACGACACATCCAACAATGTTGAGACTGAGGAACTACAGAACACAAATGTCCAGGATCAAAGGACTCCATCAGAACCATCAAATCCTTCTACCAGTGAGTAG